GGATCCGGGACAGCCAGACCGCGGCCAGGCCGACGCCGGCCAGCGCGACCACCCGCAGCACGATCGACGGGATCGGCTCGACCTCGTTGGCGTCGCGGGTGAGCAGGCCCTCGGCCGCGTACAGCAGCACCGTCGGGATCACCACGCCGGCGCACACGCCCCAGCGCAACTGGGTGGCGGCCAGCACCGGGATGAGGAAGAAGCCGAACTGCAGGACGTAGGAGGTCCAGCTCTGATCGGCCGACCAGCCGGCGATCTGGGTCAGCGTGAGCAGGGCGATCAGGTCGACGTAGAGACCCAGCCAGCCCCAGGTCAGCGCGATCCGGTCGCCCCGGCGCAGCCACAGGGTCAGCCCGGCCACCGCGACCAGGTAACCGCCGGCCACCCACCAGGACAGCTCGGCGGCGTCCGCGGGCGGCAGGAACGCCAGGGTGCCGAGCACGAAGGCGGCCAGCAGCGCTCGCAGCGTCAACTGCAGGTTCAGCCCGCGCTGGGCGGCGTCGCGGACGATCTGTTGGACCTGCGTCACGGCCGGCCGGCTCACTCGAGCAGGCCGCGCCGCATGGCCTCGGCGACGGCGGCGGCCCGGTCCGAGACGCCGAGCTTCTCGTACAGCCGCTGGGTGTGGGTCTTGACCGTGCTGGCGCCGATGTAGAGCTCCTTGGCCAGCTGCGGGATCGACTGACCGCGGGCGAACCCGCGCAGCACCTGCAGTTCGCGCTCGGAGAGCACCGGGCCGGTCGGCTGGGCCCGCAGCCGGATCTCCTGGGCCAGCGAGCCGGCCAGCTCCGGCGGCACCACCGTCTTGCCCCGGGACACCGTCAGTACCGCGTCGACAATCTCGGCCCGGCGGGCGTCCTTGGACAGGTAGCCGGACGCGCCGACCTCCAACGCCCGGAACACCACCGCGCTGTCGGTGATGGCCGAGAGCAACAGCACCTTGGTCGGCAGCTGGTCGCGCACCACCGCCTGGGTGATCGCGATGCCGTCCAGATCGGGCAGCTGGTAGTCGACCACGGCGACCTGCGGGCGGTGCTCGGCGATCGCGGCCAGGCCGTCCCGGCCGTTCTCCGCCTCGGCCACCACGGTGATCAGCCCGCTGTTGGTCAACCCGCGGCTGACCCCGTCACGGAAGAACGGATGGTCGTCGATCACGACGACCTCGATGCGACGCTCGGAGGTGAGCACGAGGTGAGAGTACTGCCCGGCTGCGCCGGAAACCGGCGAGCTGCCCGCAGCGGTCAGACGACCGAGAATCCGGACGCCAGGGACGCCCGGCCGGTCAGCGCGAGCAGCAGCCGGGCGCCCTGACCCCGATCGACGGCGACGTCCACGGCCAGGGCGAGCGACTCGGCCAGCGCGTCGGCCGGCGGGTCGTAGGACAGCCCAGTGGCGGCGGCGATGTCCAGCGAGTGCACGACCAGCTCGAAGGTGCGGGTGACCAGGTACCCGCTCAGCCGCATGCCGCCGGCGATGCTCTCGATCACCGGGTCGTCCGTGGTGGCTGCCAGCGCCCTCGCGCAGTCCCGGACCAGGGTGCGCACCGTGGCGGCCGGGTCGTTCCCGAGAGCGGCGCCGGCCTGCCGACCGCGTTCGGTGACCGCGGCCATGATCTGCGCGGCGGCCGCGTAGTAGGCCGCCGTCGTCGGCACCGCCTCGGTCTCGGCGATCCGCGGCAGGTAGGTCAGGACGGTGACCAGCGAGCGGCTGGCGTGCCCGACCAGCGCCCGCAGGTCCCAGTCGCCCAGACCCGGGCCGGTCCACGCGTCGTCGGGAATGCGGTCGACCAGCTCGGCGAACGCCTGCGCGGCGGCGGCGAAGGTGCGGCGGGAGTCGCTCTCGGGCATGCGGTGACGATGCCGCGCGGACGGCCCGGTTCGCTGATCTTTCCCGCGCGTCGGCGGGGGATTCGTCCGGTTCGGCGCGGGTTTCGTCCGCGAACCGGGTCAGGGAGGCGGGGCCAGCTCCACCCGCACGCCCAACAGCCGCACCGGGCGGCGCAGTTCGAACCGGTCCAGCAGGCTCACCGCCGCCTCGCCGACCACCGCCGCGGAGGTGGTCGGTTCGGGCAGGGTGCGCAGGTGGCTCTCGGTGAAGAACGACGAGTTGCGGACGACCACCGCGACCCGGGTGATCACCCGGTCGTCGGCGACGACGTCGGTGACGACCTGGTCGGCCAGCACCCGCAACTCCCGCTCGACGACGCCCCGCTCGGTCAGGTCCTGCTCGTAGGTCCGCTGGTGGCTGCGGGACCGGGCGATCCACGGCTCAATGCGGATCTCGGTCTCGCCCTCGCCCCGGGCCAGTGCCCGGTACCGCGGTCCGGTCGTCGGGCCCCACCATCGGACCAGTTCCGCCGGATCGGCCGCGGCCAGCTCGCGCACGGTGGCGATGCCGTGCTCGGCGAACCGGGCGGCGCCGCGGGCGCCGACGCCCCACAGCGCCCGGACCGGCCGGTCACCCATGATCGACATCCAGTTCGCGCCGGTCAGCCGGTACATGCCGGCCGGCTTGCCGAACCCGGTGGCCGTCTTGGCCCGCAGCTTGTTGTCCCCGATCCCGATGGAACAGGGCAGCCCCGTCGTATCCCGGACCAGCGCCTGGAGGCCGGCCGCCACCGGCTCCGGGTCGTCCGCCGTCACGCCCAGGAACGCCTCGTCCCAGCCCCACACCTCCAGCGGCCGCCCGGTGCCGCGCAGGGTGTCCATCACCTGCGCCGAAGCTGCCTCGTAGCCGGCGTGGTCCAGCGGCAGGAACACCGCGTCCGGGGCCTTGCGGGCGGCCACCCGCATCGGCAGGCCGGCCCGCACCCC
This genomic window from Nakamurella multipartita DSM 44233 contains:
- a CDS encoding response regulator transcription factor, whose amino-acid sequence is MLTSERRIEVVVIDDHPFFRDGVSRGLTNSGLITVVAEAENGRDGLAAIAEHRPQVAVVDYQLPDLDGIAITQAVVRDQLPTKVLLLSAITDSAVVFRALEVGASGYLSKDARRAEIVDAVLTVSRGKTVVPPELAGSLAQEIRLRAQPTGPVLSERELQVLRGFARGQSIPQLAKELYIGASTVKTHTQRLYEKLGVSDRAAAVAEAMRRGLLE
- a CDS encoding maleylpyruvate isomerase family mycothiol-dependent enzyme → MPESDSRRTFAAAAQAFAELVDRIPDDAWTGPGLGDWDLRALVGHASRSLVTVLTYLPRIAETEAVPTTAAYYAAAAQIMAAVTERGRQAGAALGNDPAATVRTLVRDCARALAATTDDPVIESIAGGMRLSGYLVTRTFELVVHSLDIAAATGLSYDPPADALAESLALAVDVAVDRGQGARLLLALTGRASLASGFSVV
- a CDS encoding DNA polymerase IV — encoded protein: MAGWWLFHVDLDQFQVSVERLRRPDLRGRPVVVGGDGDPARARQVVTCASYEARALGVRAGLPMRVAARKAPDAVFLPLDHAGYEAASAQVMDTLRGTGRPLEVWGWDEAFLGVTADDPEPVAAGLQALVRDTTGLPCSIGIGDNKLRAKTATGFGKPAGMYRLTGANWMSIMGDRPVRALWGVGARGAARFAEHGIATVRELAAADPAELVRWWGPTTGPRYRALARGEGETEIRIEPWIARSRSHQRTYEQDLTERGVVERELRVLADQVVTDVVADDRVITRVAVVVRNSSFFTESHLRTLPEPTTSAAVVGEAAVSLLDRFELRRPVRLLGVRVELAPPP